The following are encoded in a window of Gramella sp. MT6 genomic DNA:
- the thiL gene encoding thiamine-phosphate kinase translates to MFENSQESRTNLSELGEFGLIDHLTKNFSPKLESTVKAIGDDAAVLNFENKQTLVSTDLLIEGVHFDLAYMPLKHLGYKAVMVNLSDIYAMNGTATQVTISIAVSNRFPVEALEELYAGIQLAAKLYNVDVIGGDTTSSTSGLMISVTALGVAEKDEVVYRDGAKPNDLLVLTGDLGAAYMGLQVLEREKEVFKANPNAQPDLDQYTYLIERQLKPEARKDIAPLLKDLEVKPTSMIDISDGLSSEIIHLCKNSKVGANLFEEKIPLDPAVISVCEEFEIDSTMIALSGGEDYELLFTISQDDYDKIKGNPHLTVIGHMTEENEGMHLVTRANQKLPLIARGWNSMEEKKD, encoded by the coding sequence ATGTTTGAGAATAGTCAGGAAAGCAGGACAAACCTTTCAGAATTAGGAGAATTTGGACTTATAGACCATCTAACTAAGAATTTTAGTCCGAAACTGGAATCTACCGTTAAAGCTATTGGAGATGATGCCGCTGTGCTTAATTTTGAAAACAAGCAAACCCTGGTGAGTACAGATCTACTCATTGAAGGTGTTCATTTTGACCTGGCCTATATGCCGCTCAAACATTTGGGGTATAAAGCTGTTATGGTAAACCTTTCAGACATCTATGCTATGAACGGTACAGCCACTCAGGTGACGATCTCCATTGCGGTTTCAAACCGTTTCCCGGTAGAAGCACTTGAGGAGTTGTATGCAGGAATTCAGCTTGCCGCTAAATTATATAATGTTGATGTTATTGGAGGAGACACTACGTCCTCAACCTCTGGATTAATGATTAGTGTCACCGCCCTTGGAGTGGCTGAAAAGGATGAAGTTGTTTACAGAGATGGAGCGAAACCTAACGACCTTCTTGTTCTAACCGGAGACCTTGGCGCAGCTTACATGGGATTACAGGTGCTGGAACGCGAAAAAGAGGTTTTTAAAGCTAACCCAAATGCGCAACCAGACCTTGATCAATATACTTACCTTATCGAAAGACAATTGAAACCGGAAGCGAGAAAAGATATCGCTCCCCTGCTAAAAGATCTAGAAGTAAAACCTACTTCAATGATCGACATAAGTGACGGACTTTCTTCGGAGATCATTCATTTATGTAAAAATTCCAAAGTTGGAGCCAACCTGTTTGAAGAAAAGATCCCACTAGATCCTGCGGTTATATCGGTTTGTGAGGAATTTGAAATTGATAGCACCATGATCGCGTTGAGTGGTGGTGAAGACTATGAATTGTTATTCACGATCTCACAGGACGATTATGATAAAATTAAGGGGAATCCGCATTTAACCGTTATCGGCCATATGACCGAAGAAAATGAAGGTATGCATTTGGTTACCCGTGCGAATCAAAAATTGCCATTGATCGCCAGGGGATGGAATTCTATGGAAGAGAAAAAAGACTAA